The following are encoded together in the Streptomyces flavofungini genome:
- a CDS encoding YceI family protein — protein sequence MTTETHTTDAAATTALPLPAGRWTLDPLHSAVNFTIRHLGISKVRGRFTEFDAELVVGETLDDTVVSATIALASIDTGNPDRDAHVRASDLLDVEKRPTMAFRSTGISGSGEDWTMAGELTIGDVTRPVTLAVEFGGLGDFGETRHAGFEATGEIRRSEYGLTFAPGMLGEAVKIQLDMQFLEPGKGEA from the coding sequence ATGACCACTGAGACCCACACCACTGACGCTGCCGCCACCACCGCCCTGCCCCTGCCTGCGGGCCGCTGGACGCTTGACCCGCTGCACTCCGCCGTGAACTTCACCATCCGCCACCTGGGCATCTCCAAGGTGCGTGGCCGTTTCACGGAGTTCGACGCGGAGCTGGTGGTGGGCGAGACCCTCGACGACACGGTGGTGAGCGCCACCATCGCCCTGGCGTCGATCGACACCGGCAACCCGGACCGGGACGCGCACGTCCGCGCCTCCGACCTGCTCGACGTGGAGAAGCGCCCGACGATGGCGTTCCGCTCGACCGGGATCTCCGGTTCCGGCGAGGACTGGACGATGGCGGGCGAGCTGACCATCGGGGATGTCACCCGCCCGGTGACGCTGGCCGTGGAGTTCGGCGGCCTCGGCGACTTCGGCGAGACGCGCCACGCCGGTTTCGAGGCGACGGGCGAGATCCGCCGCAGTGAGTACGGCCTGACGTTCGCCCCCGGCATGCTCGGCGAGGCCGTGAAGATCCAGCTGGACATGCAGTTCCTGGAGCCGGGCAAGGGCGAGGCGTAG
- a CDS encoding helix-turn-helix domain-containing protein, translating into MSENELGSFLRTRREAVTPAEAGLPTGARRRTPGLRRSEVATLAGISVEYLTRLEQGRDRNPSPSVLGSLADTLRLTVEERVHLRRLQKAGSGADDPCCSAAPPPALSVRPTVRALVDRLEPTPAVLLNRLSDVLTYTTAYERLARPLGLLDGERPNLLRFVFTDERARTVFPEWDRVADEQIAHLRNESPMIDPHVVQFVDELTVLAGAPFADRVEAVPGLPRRSGVERLAHPEVGALRLSYETLALPDVDGQRLLVHLPADDATSAALDQLNGRQPGGLRAVSG; encoded by the coding sequence GTGAGCGAGAACGAGCTGGGATCCTTCCTCCGTACCCGCCGCGAGGCCGTCACGCCCGCCGAAGCGGGACTACCCACCGGCGCGCGCCGCCGCACGCCCGGACTGCGCCGCTCCGAAGTCGCCACCCTCGCCGGAATCAGCGTCGAGTACCTGACCCGCCTGGAACAGGGCCGCGACCGCAACCCGTCGCCGTCCGTGCTCGGTTCGCTCGCCGACACCCTGCGGCTCACCGTCGAGGAGCGCGTCCACCTGCGCCGCCTGCAGAAGGCCGGCAGCGGCGCCGACGACCCCTGCTGCTCCGCCGCCCCGCCCCCGGCGCTGTCCGTGCGGCCCACCGTGCGCGCCCTGGTCGACCGCCTCGAACCCACCCCGGCCGTCCTGCTCAACCGGCTCAGCGACGTCCTCACGTACACGACGGCCTACGAACGGCTCGCCCGCCCCCTCGGCCTGCTCGACGGCGAACGGCCCAACCTGCTGCGGTTCGTCTTCACCGACGAGCGGGCCCGCACCGTCTTCCCCGAGTGGGACCGCGTCGCCGACGAGCAGATCGCGCACCTCAGGAACGAATCGCCGATGATCGACCCCCATGTGGTGCAGTTCGTCGACGAGTTGACGGTGCTCGCGGGCGCGCCGTTCGCCGACCGTGTCGAGGCCGTGCCCGGCCTGCCGCGCCGCAGCGGCGTGGAGCGCCTCGCGCACCCCGAGGTGGGCGCGCTGCGCCTGTCGTACGAGACGCTGGCGCTGCCCGACGTCGACGGTCAGCGCCTCCTCGTCCACCTCCCGGCCGACGACGCCACCTCGGCGGCCCTGGACCAGCTCAACGGCCGCCAGCCCGGCGGCCTGCGCGCGGTCAGCGGCTGA
- a CDS encoding crotonase/enoyl-CoA hydratase family protein: protein MSAAATPSVRSERNGAVTTVVLSRPDVRNAVDRPTARALADAFRDFDADPEASVAVLWGEGGTFCAGADLKALGTPEGNEIAEVDGANDGPMGPTRLSLSKPVIAAVSGHAVAGGLELALWCDLRVAEDDAVLGVFCRRWGVPLIDGGTVRLPRIIGEGRAMDLILTGRPVDAAEALGMGLVNRVVAKGTARAAAEQLAAEIAAFPQTCLRHDRLSAREQHGLPEQRALAGELAHGLHALGEAAEGAARFAAGAGRHGAFGTS, encoded by the coding sequence ATGTCAGCCGCAGCCACCCCGTCCGTGCGGAGCGAACGGAACGGAGCCGTCACCACCGTCGTCCTGTCGCGGCCCGACGTGCGCAACGCCGTCGACAGGCCCACCGCGCGTGCCCTCGCCGACGCCTTCCGGGACTTCGACGCCGACCCGGAGGCATCGGTCGCCGTGCTGTGGGGAGAAGGGGGCACGTTCTGCGCGGGCGCCGACCTGAAGGCACTCGGAACCCCGGAGGGGAACGAGATCGCCGAGGTCGACGGGGCGAACGACGGGCCGATGGGGCCCACCCGCCTCAGCCTGTCCAAGCCCGTCATCGCCGCGGTCTCCGGGCACGCCGTCGCGGGCGGCCTGGAACTCGCCCTCTGGTGCGACCTCAGGGTCGCCGAGGACGACGCTGTGCTCGGGGTGTTCTGCCGCCGCTGGGGCGTGCCGCTCATCGACGGCGGGACCGTGCGGCTGCCCCGCATCATCGGGGAGGGCCGCGCCATGGACCTCATCCTCACCGGCCGCCCGGTCGACGCGGCGGAAGCGCTGGGCATGGGCCTGGTCAACCGGGTCGTGGCGAAAGGCACCGCCCGCGCGGCCGCCGAGCAACTCGCCGCCGAGATCGCCGCGTTCCCCCAGACCTGCCTGCGGCACGACCGGCTCTCCGCCCGCGAACAGCACGGACTGCCCGAACAGCGGGCGCTCGCGGGCGAGTTGGCCCACGGCCTGCACGCCCTTGGCGAAGCAGCCGAAGGCGCCGCGCGGTTCGCCGCCGGAGCGGGAAGACACGGCGCCTTCGGGACGAGCTGA
- the uvrC gene encoding excinuclease ABC subunit UvrC yields MADPSSYRPKPGQIPDSPGVYKFRDEHRRVIYVGKAKSLRQRLASYFQDLANLHPRTATMVTTAASVEWTVVATETAALQLEYTWIKEYDPRFNVKYRDDKSYPYLAVTMNEQFPRVQVMRGQKKKGVRYFGPYGHAWAIRDTVDLLLRVFPVRTCSAGVFKNAARTGRPCLLGYIGKCSAPCVDRVSAEEHRELAEDFCEFMTGRTGTYIRRLERQMTDAAEDMEYERAARLRDDIDALKKAMEKSAVVLADATDADLIAVAEDELEAAVQIFHVRGGRVRGQRGWVTDKVEAVTTADLVEHALQQLYGEETGDSVPKEVLVPALPDPVEPVQEWLTQRRGSNVSLRIPQRGDKKALMETVARNAQQSLVLHKTKRASDLTTRSRALEEIAAALELDSAPLRIECYDISHLQGDDVVASMVVFEDGLARKSEYRRFQIKGFEGQDDVRSMHEVLTRRFRRYLAEKEKTGEWSPEQAQESLTEEDGRPKKFAYPPQLVVVDGGQPQVAAAQRALDELGIDDIAVCGLAKRLEEVWVPGEDDPVILPRTSEGLYLLQRVRDEAHRFAIGYQRSKRTKRFKASPLDAVPGLGEARKQTLIKHFGSVKKLRSATIDQICEVPGIGRKTAEAVLAAFAQAVPAAPAVNTATGEIMEEEEPATAGDSGHGEQPAPAGDSSDGGGHSAPAEDSHGDGPDTTGAPSDSEAPTRVGAARTRRGMET; encoded by the coding sequence ATGGCCGACCCTTCCAGCTACCGCCCCAAGCCGGGACAGATCCCCGACTCGCCGGGGGTCTACAAGTTCCGCGACGAGCACCGCCGGGTGATCTACGTCGGGAAGGCCAAGAGCCTGCGCCAGCGCCTGGCGAGCTACTTCCAGGACCTGGCGAACCTCCACCCGCGCACGGCCACGATGGTGACGACGGCGGCCTCCGTCGAGTGGACCGTCGTCGCCACGGAGACCGCGGCGCTCCAGCTGGAGTACACCTGGATCAAGGAGTACGACCCGCGCTTCAACGTCAAGTACCGCGACGACAAGAGCTACCCGTACCTCGCGGTGACGATGAACGAGCAGTTCCCGCGCGTGCAGGTGATGCGCGGTCAGAAGAAGAAGGGCGTGCGCTACTTCGGTCCCTACGGCCACGCGTGGGCGATCCGCGACACCGTGGACCTGCTCCTGCGCGTGTTCCCGGTCCGCACCTGCTCCGCCGGGGTCTTCAAGAACGCCGCCCGCACGGGCCGCCCCTGCCTGCTCGGCTACATCGGCAAGTGCTCGGCGCCCTGCGTGGACCGGGTCTCCGCCGAGGAGCACCGCGAACTGGCCGAGGACTTCTGCGAGTTCATGACCGGCCGCACGGGGACGTACATCCGGCGCCTGGAGCGGCAGATGACGGACGCCGCCGAGGACATGGAGTACGAGCGCGCGGCCCGGCTGCGCGACGACATAGACGCCCTCAAGAAGGCGATGGAGAAGAGCGCCGTCGTCCTCGCCGACGCCACCGACGCCGACCTGATCGCCGTCGCCGAGGACGAGCTGGAGGCGGCCGTCCAGATCTTCCACGTGCGCGGCGGACGCGTGCGCGGCCAGCGCGGCTGGGTCACCGACAAAGTCGAGGCGGTCACCACCGCCGACCTCGTGGAACACGCGCTCCAGCAGCTCTACGGAGAGGAGACGGGCGACTCCGTCCCCAAGGAGGTGCTCGTCCCCGCCCTGCCGGACCCCGTCGAGCCGGTCCAGGAGTGGCTCACCCAGCGCCGCGGGTCGAACGTGTCCCTGCGGATCCCGCAGCGCGGCGACAAGAAGGCCCTCATGGAGACCGTCGCGCGCAACGCCCAGCAGTCCCTCGTGCTGCACAAGACCAAGCGCGCCTCCGACCTCACGACCCGCTCCCGCGCCCTGGAGGAGATCGCGGCCGCCCTGGAGCTCGACAGCGCGCCCCTGCGCATCGAGTGCTACGACATCTCCCACCTCCAGGGCGACGACGTCGTCGCCTCCATGGTCGTCTTCGAGGACGGCCTCGCCCGCAAGAGCGAGTACCGCCGCTTCCAGATCAAGGGCTTCGAGGGGCAGGACGACGTCCGGTCCATGCACGAAGTGCTCACCCGGCGCTTCCGGCGCTATCTGGCCGAGAAGGAGAAGACGGGGGAGTGGTCCCCGGAACAGGCTCAGGAGAGCCTCACCGAGGAGGACGGGCGGCCCAAGAAGTTCGCGTACCCGCCGCAGCTCGTCGTCGTCGACGGCGGCCAGCCGCAGGTCGCCGCCGCCCAGCGGGCCCTGGACGAGCTGGGCATCGACGACATCGCCGTCTGCGGCCTCGCCAAGCGCCTGGAAGAGGTCTGGGTGCCCGGCGAGGACGACCCGGTGATCCTGCCGCGCACCAGCGAGGGGCTCTACCTGCTCCAGCGGGTGCGCGACGAGGCGCACCGGTTCGCGATCGGCTACCAGCGGTCGAAGCGGACCAAACGCTTCAAGGCGAGCCCGTTGGACGCGGTGCCCGGCCTGGGCGAGGCTCGCAAACAGACACTGATCAAGCACTTCGGTTCGGTGAAGAAGCTCCGGTCCGCGACCATCGACCAGATCTGCGAGGTCCCGGGCATAGGCCGCAAGACGGCGGAGGCCGTCCTCGCGGCCTTCGCCCAGGCCGTCCCGGCGGCGCCCGCGGTGAACACCGCGACTGGAGAGATCATGGAAGAGGAGGAACCCGCGACGGCGGGTGACTCCGGCCACGGCGAGCAGCCCGCACCCGCGGGAGACTCGTCCGACGGCGGCGGGCATTCCGCACCGGCGGAAGACTCGCACGGCGACGGGCCCGACACGACCGGGGCCCCGAGCGACAGCGAGGCGCCCACGCGCGTGGGCGCCGCACGGACACGACGGGGGATGGAGACATGA
- a CDS encoding carbohydrate kinase family protein: MIVVAGEALIDLVPQGAPRDARHPVLPDLAPRLGGGPYNTAIALGRLGSPTAFCSRVSLDAFGEALLAGLRAADVDVSYVQRGAEPTTLAVASIGADGSAGYSFYVDGTADRLFAVPRRVPDRVRAMSFGTCSLVLEPGASAYEELMRREAARGVFTALDPNIRAGLIADADAYRARFKSWLPSVALLKLSEEDARWLGGTPEEWLASGPAAVVVTRGGEGLSVFTRACGEVSVPGVPVDVVDTIGAGDTVNAALLHSLAARDALSARTAAGLDGDAWAEVLRFAARAAAVTCSRAGAEPPYAREVDGGAGR, translated from the coding sequence GTGATAGTCGTCGCAGGTGAGGCCCTCATCGACCTCGTGCCGCAGGGTGCGCCGCGGGACGCGCGGCACCCCGTGCTGCCGGACCTGGCGCCGCGCCTCGGCGGCGGCCCTTACAACACGGCGATCGCCCTCGGCCGCCTCGGCTCCCCCACCGCCTTCTGCTCCCGGGTCTCGCTCGACGCGTTCGGAGAGGCGCTGCTCGCGGGTCTGCGGGCGGCTGACGTCGACGTGTCGTACGTCCAGCGGGGCGCCGAGCCGACGACCCTGGCCGTCGCCTCGATCGGCGCCGACGGCTCGGCCGGGTACTCCTTCTACGTGGACGGCACCGCCGACCGGCTCTTCGCCGTGCCCCGCCGGGTCCCGGACCGGGTCCGGGCGATGTCCTTCGGGACCTGCTCGCTCGTCCTGGAGCCGGGCGCGAGCGCGTACGAGGAGCTGATGCGGCGCGAGGCGGCCCGCGGCGTCTTCACGGCGCTCGACCCCAACATCCGCGCCGGACTCATCGCCGACGCGGACGCCTACCGTGCCCGGTTCAAGAGCTGGCTGCCGTCGGTGGCGCTCCTGAAGCTGTCCGAGGAGGACGCCCGCTGGCTGGGCGGCACGCCCGAGGAGTGGCTGGCGTCGGGCCCGGCGGCCGTGGTGGTGACGCGGGGCGGCGAGGGCCTGTCCGTCTTCACGCGCGCCTGCGGTGAGGTCTCGGTGCCCGGCGTTCCGGTCGACGTCGTGGACACGATCGGCGCGGGCGACACGGTGAACGCGGCGCTGCTGCACTCCCTGGCCGCGCGGGACGCCCTGTCCGCGCGGACGGCGGCGGGGCTCGATGGCGACGCCTGGGCCGAGGTGCTGCGCTTCGCGGCCCGCGCGGCGGCGGTCACGTGCTCACGGGCGGGGGCGGAGCCGCCGTACGCGCGGGAGGTGGACGGGGGCGCGGGCCGCTGA
- a CDS encoding papain-like cysteine protease family protein: protein MHHSTRGSSRRRRLSALAVAAAAFLAVPAATAAAAPHDTSSTVAPAASGAADPSVLAAKRLNITMQAQQKTNWCWAAAGNTIATYLGRNYSQNQFCNAAFGRNQNTECPNNQATLGNVQTGLRWAGINSGSYVTGWLRYPTVQSEINANRPVETRIQWSNGGGHMHVIYGYDTANSWVYWGDPWPSSDRYNWASHGWYVNNSTFSWTHSLYRIGA from the coding sequence ATGCACCACTCCACCCGCGGATCGAGCCGTCGCAGACGGCTGTCCGCACTGGCCGTCGCCGCGGCGGCCTTCCTCGCCGTACCGGCGGCCACCGCCGCCGCGGCACCCCACGACACGTCGTCGACCGTCGCTCCGGCCGCCTCGGGAGCGGCCGACCCGTCGGTCCTCGCCGCCAAGCGCCTGAACATCACGATGCAGGCGCAACAGAAGACCAACTGGTGCTGGGCCGCGGCGGGCAACACCATCGCCACGTACCTCGGCAGGAACTACAGCCAGAACCAGTTCTGCAACGCCGCCTTCGGCCGCAACCAGAACACCGAGTGCCCCAACAACCAGGCCACCCTCGGCAACGTCCAGACCGGCCTCCGCTGGGCGGGCATCAACTCCGGTTCTTACGTCACCGGCTGGCTGCGCTACCCCACCGTGCAGTCCGAGATCAACGCGAACCGGCCCGTCGAGACCCGCATCCAGTGGTCCAACGGCGGCGGCCACATGCACGTCATCTACGGCTACGACACCGCCAACAGCTGGGTGTACTGGGGCGACCCGTGGCCATCGAGCGACCGCTACAACTGGGCGTCCCACGGCTGGTACGTCAACAACAGCACCTTCTCCTGGACCCACTCGCTGTACCGGATAGGGGCGTGA
- the rapZ gene encoding RNase adapter RapZ produces MSEHDEGGTQVSTGTTIEPGEAAEAAIPELVIISGMSGAGRSTAAKCLEDLGWFVVDNLPPALIPTMVELGARSQGNVARIAVVVDVRGRRFFDNLRQSLADLESKHVTRRIVFLESSDDALVRRFESVRRPHPLQGDGRIVDGIAAERELLRELRGDADLVIDTSSLNVHELRAKMDAQFAGDEEPELRATVMSFGFKYGLPVDADLVVDMRFLPNPHWVPELRPYTGLNEEVSAYVFNQPGAKEFLDRYTELLQLIAAGYRREGKRYVTIAVGCTGGKHRSVATSEKLAARLTAAGIETVLVHRDMGRE; encoded by the coding sequence ATGAGCGAGCACGACGAAGGCGGAACACAAGTGAGTACGGGCACGACCATCGAACCGGGCGAAGCCGCGGAGGCGGCCATCCCCGAGCTGGTGATCATCTCCGGGATGTCCGGCGCGGGTCGCTCCACGGCCGCGAAGTGCCTGGAGGACCTCGGCTGGTTCGTCGTCGACAACCTGCCGCCCGCGCTGATCCCCACCATGGTGGAGCTGGGCGCCCGCTCCCAGGGCAACGTCGCGCGCATCGCGGTCGTCGTCGACGTCCGCGGCCGCCGCTTCTTCGACAACCTGCGCCAGTCCCTCGCGGACCTGGAGTCCAAGCACGTCACCCGGCGCATCGTGTTCCTGGAGTCCTCCGACGACGCCCTGGTGCGCCGCTTCGAGTCGGTGCGCCGCCCGCACCCGCTGCAGGGCGACGGCCGCATCGTCGACGGCATCGCGGCCGAGCGCGAGCTCCTGCGCGAGCTGCGCGGCGACGCCGACCTGGTCATCGACACCTCCAGCCTGAACGTGCACGAGCTGCGCGCCAAGATGGACGCCCAGTTCGCGGGCGACGAGGAGCCCGAGCTGCGGGCCACGGTCATGTCCTTCGGCTTCAAGTACGGCCTGCCGGTCGACGCCGACCTCGTCGTCGACATGCGCTTCCTGCCCAACCCGCACTGGGTCCCCGAGCTGCGCCCCTACACCGGGCTCAACGAGGAGGTGTCGGCGTACGTCTTCAACCAGCCCGGCGCCAAGGAGTTCCTCGACCGCTACACCGAACTGCTCCAGCTGATCGCCGCGGGCTACCGCCGCGAGGGCAAGCGGTACGTGACCATCGCCGTGGGCTGTACGGGCGGCAAGCACCGCTCCGTCGCCACGTCGGAGAAGCTGGCGGCCCGACTGACCGCCGCCGGGATCGAGACCGTCCTCGTCCACCGGGACATGGGGCGCGAATGA
- a CDS encoding Rieske (2Fe-2S) protein — protein sequence MPGTSPARRTVLRAAALAPAVGLGLTACSSGGNGSRSAPTEPVDLGAADAVPVGGSKLYPDENVVVSRIADDEYKAFSSICTHARCPIEKLQGAELTCQCHGSQFDARNGKVLREPAVTPLEELPVKVAGGKIVAGPGA from the coding sequence ATGCCCGGCACGTCCCCCGCCCGCCGCACCGTGCTGCGCGCGGCTGCCCTCGCCCCGGCCGTGGGGCTCGGGCTCACCGCCTGCTCCTCCGGCGGCAACGGCAGCCGTTCCGCGCCGACCGAGCCGGTGGACCTCGGCGCGGCCGACGCGGTTCCTGTGGGCGGATCGAAGCTCTACCCGGACGAGAACGTGGTGGTCAGCCGGATCGCCGACGACGAGTACAAGGCGTTCAGCAGCATCTGCACGCACGCCCGGTGCCCCATCGAGAAGCTTCAGGGCGCCGAGCTGACCTGTCAGTGCCACGGCAGCCAGTTCGACGCGAGGAACGGCAAGGTGCTGCGCGAGCCCGCCGTGACACCCCTGGAGGAGCTGCCGGTGAAGGTCGCGGGCGGCAAGATCGTGGCGGGCCCGGGAGCCTGA
- the uvrA gene encoding excinuclease ABC subunit UvrA — MADRLIVRGAREHNLKNVSLDLPRDSLIVFTGLSGSGKSSLAFDTIFAEGQRRYVESLSSYARQFLGQMDKPDVDFIEGLSPAVSIDQKSTSRNPRSTVGTITEVYDYLRLLFARIGKPHCPECRRPISRQSPQAIVDKVLELPEGSRFQVLSPLVRERKGEFVDLFADLQTKGYSRARVDGATIQLSEPPTLKKQEKHTIEVVVDRLTVKDSAKRRLTDSVETALGLSGGMVVLDFVDLPEDDPERERMYSEHLYCPYDDLSFEELEPRSFSFNSPFGACPDCTGIGTRMEVDPELIVPDEDKSLDEGAIHPWSHGHTKDYFGRLVGALADALGFATDMPWAGLPQRAKKALLHGHKTQIEVRYRNRYGRERVYTTAFEGAVPFVKRRHSEAESDASRERFEGYMREVPCPTCEGTRLKPIVLAVTVMGRSIAEVSAMSISDCADFLAELRLDARDKKIAERVLKEVNERLRFLVDVGLDYLSLNRAAGTLSGGEAQRIRLATQIGSGLVGVLYVLDEPSIGLHQRDNHRLIETLVRLRDMGNTLIVVEHDEDTIKVADWVVDIGPGAGEHGGKVVHSGSLKELLGNDKSVTGQYLSGKKAIPVPDIRRPADPARRLTVHGARENNLQDIDVSFPLGVLTAVTGVSGSGKSTLVNDILYTHLARELNGARSVPGRHTRVEGDDLVDKVVHVDQSPIGRTPRSNPATYTGVFDHVRKLFAETTEAKVRGYLPGRFSFNVKGGRCENCSGDGTIKIEMNFLPDVYVPCEVCHGARYNRETLDVHYKGKSIAEVLDMPIEEALDFFEAVPGIARHLKTLHDVGLGYVRLGQSAPTLSGGEAQRVKLASELQKRSTGRTVYVLDEPTTGLHFEDISKLITVLSGLVDKGNTVIVIEHNLDVIKTADWVVDMGPEGGSGGGLVIAEGTPEQVAGVPASHTGKFLRDIIAADRISDAAVPPARRSTKKTTAKKTVASKSAPTRAAVTKSTVTKPEPTKSTAAKPTTKKTAAKKAAAKKAPAKNTPAKKTASRSRKA; from the coding sequence GTGGCCGACCGTCTCATCGTCCGTGGCGCGCGCGAGCACAATCTCAAGAACGTCTCGCTCGACCTCCCGCGTGACTCCCTCATCGTCTTCACCGGTCTGTCCGGGTCCGGCAAGTCCTCGCTCGCGTTCGACACGATCTTCGCCGAGGGCCAGCGGCGGTACGTCGAATCGCTGTCGTCGTACGCCCGCCAGTTCCTCGGCCAGATGGACAAGCCGGACGTCGACTTCATCGAGGGACTGTCGCCCGCGGTCTCCATCGACCAGAAGTCGACCTCGCGCAACCCGCGCTCCACGGTCGGCACCATCACCGAGGTCTACGACTACCTGCGCCTGCTGTTCGCGCGCATCGGCAAGCCGCACTGCCCCGAGTGCCGCCGCCCGATCTCCCGGCAGTCCCCGCAGGCCATCGTCGACAAGGTCCTCGAACTGCCCGAGGGCAGCCGTTTCCAGGTCCTGTCGCCGCTGGTGCGCGAGCGCAAGGGCGAGTTCGTCGACCTCTTCGCCGACCTCCAGACCAAGGGATACAGCCGCGCCCGGGTGGACGGCGCGACCATCCAGCTCTCCGAGCCGCCCACGCTGAAGAAGCAGGAGAAGCACACCATCGAGGTGGTCGTCGACCGCCTCACCGTCAAGGACAGCGCCAAGCGTCGCCTCACGGACTCCGTGGAGACCGCGCTCGGCCTCTCCGGCGGCATGGTCGTCCTGGACTTCGTCGACCTCCCCGAGGACGACCCCGAGCGCGAGCGGATGTACTCGGAGCACCTCTACTGCCCGTACGACGACCTGTCCTTCGAGGAACTCGAGCCCCGCTCCTTCTCCTTCAACTCGCCCTTCGGCGCCTGCCCCGACTGCACCGGCATCGGCACGCGCATGGAGGTCGACCCCGAGCTGATCGTCCCGGACGAGGACAAGTCGCTCGACGAGGGCGCCATCCACCCCTGGTCCCACGGCCACACCAAGGACTACTTCGGCCGCCTCGTCGGCGCCCTCGCCGACGCCCTCGGCTTCGCCACGGACATGCCCTGGGCGGGCCTGCCCCAGCGCGCCAAGAAGGCCCTGCTGCACGGCCACAAGACCCAGATCGAAGTGCGCTACCGCAACAGGTACGGCAGGGAGCGGGTCTACACCACCGCCTTCGAAGGCGCCGTCCCCTTCGTCAAGCGGCGGCACAGCGAGGCCGAGAGCGACGCCAGCCGCGAGCGCTTCGAAGGCTATATGCGAGAGGTGCCCTGCCCCACCTGTGAGGGCACCCGCCTCAAGCCGATCGTCCTCGCCGTCACGGTCATGGGCCGGTCCATCGCGGAGGTCTCCGCGATGTCGATCAGCGACTGCGCGGACTTCCTCGCCGAGCTGCGGCTCGACGCCCGCGACAAGAAGATCGCCGAGCGGGTCCTGAAGGAGGTCAACGAACGACTGCGCTTCCTGGTCGACGTCGGCCTGGACTACCTCTCGCTCAACCGCGCCGCGGGCACCCTCTCCGGCGGCGAGGCCCAGCGCATCCGCCTGGCCACCCAGATCGGCTCCGGCCTCGTCGGCGTGCTCTACGTCCTTGACGAGCCGTCCATCGGCCTGCACCAGCGCGACAACCACCGCCTCATCGAGACCCTCGTCCGGCTGCGCGACATGGGCAACACCCTGATCGTCGTCGAGCACGACGAGGACACCATCAAGGTCGCCGACTGGGTCGTGGACATCGGCCCGGGCGCGGGCGAGCACGGCGGCAAGGTCGTGCACAGCGGCTCCCTGAAGGAACTGCTCGGCAACGACAAGTCGGTCACCGGGCAGTACCTGTCGGGCAAGAAGGCCATCCCCGTCCCCGACATCCGCCGCCCCGCCGACCCCGCCCGCCGCCTCACGGTCCACGGCGCCCGGGAGAACAACCTCCAGGACATCGACGTCTCCTTCCCGCTCGGCGTCCTCACCGCCGTCACCGGCGTCTCCGGATCCGGCAAGTCCACGCTGGTCAACGACATCCTCTACACCCACCTGGCCCGCGAGCTGAACGGCGCCAGGTCCGTCCCCGGGCGGCACACGCGCGTGGAGGGCGACGACCTCGTCGACAAGGTCGTGCACGTCGACCAGTCGCCCATCGGCCGGACCCCCCGGTCGAACCCGGCGACGTACACCGGAGTCTTCGACCACGTCCGCAAGCTCTTCGCGGAGACCACGGAGGCGAAGGTCAGGGGCTATCTCCCCGGACGCTTCTCCTTCAACGTCAAGGGCGGCCGCTGCGAGAACTGCTCCGGCGACGGCACCATCAAGATCGAGATGAACTTCCTCCCGGACGTGTACGTCCCCTGCGAGGTCTGCCACGGCGCGCGGTACAACCGCGAGACCCTGGACGTGCACTACAAGGGCAAGTCCATCGCCGAGGTCCTCGACATGCCCATCGAGGAGGCGCTCGACTTCTTCGAGGCGGTCCCCGGCATCGCCCGGCACCTGAAGACCCTCCACGACGTCGGCCTCGGGTACGTCCGGCTCGGCCAGTCCGCACCCACGCTCTCCGGCGGCGAGGCCCAGCGCGTCAAGCTGGCCAGCGAGCTCCAGAAGCGCTCCACGGGCCGCACGGTCTACGTCCTCGACGAGCCGACCACCGGTCTGCACTTCGAAGACATCAGCAAGCTGATCACGGTCCTCTCCGGCCTGGTCGACAAGGGCAACACGGTCATCGTCATCGAGCACAACCTCGACGTGATCAAGACCGCGGACTGGGTCGTCGACATGGGCCCGGAGGGCGGCAGCGGCGGTGGCCTCGTCATCGCCGAGGGCACCCCCGAGCAGGTCGCCGGCGTGCCCGCGAGCCACACCGGCAAGTTCCTGCGCGACATCATCGCCGCCGACCGCATCAGCGACGCGGCGGTGCCCCCGGCCCGCCGCAGCACGAAGAAGACCACCGCCAAGAAGACGGTGGCCTCGAAGTCGGCCCCCACGAGGGCCGCCGTCACCAAGTCGACGGTCACCAAGCCGGAGCCCACGAAGTCGACGGCCGCGAAGCCGACGACGAAGAAGACGGCCGCCAAGAAGGCGGCGGCCAAGAAGGCGCCCGCGAAGAACACGCCCGCGAAGAAGACGGCGTCGCGGTCGCGCAAGGCCTGA